The following nucleotide sequence is from Hyla sarda isolate aHylSar1 chromosome 2 unlocalized genomic scaffold, aHylSar1.hap1 SUPER_2_unloc_2, whole genome shotgun sequence.
tttatgtaaatcaattatacgctttaggtcaaataaagtcgtttgaagagatagcccataagtgtgtggggggaagacaatcagaaacattgttttttacaaataagtaacacagatcataaagcaataaaaggagagattggagatttcagggattctatatataagaaaagtttaattagactatttccttatgcaaagttgctgtctgggcatgctgggagttgtggttctgcagcggttgggggttcacagcttgaagaccactgctatagaggatgcaaatgtatctgagccctggaactcaaataatgtgaaatatgagatgatcaaaatggagcccctgcactaattacttgggttctgaggtctgtaaggtccatagtaaaaacatcaggttctgtctatagcagatactaaatcatggcagctcaaagaaacaagcagtcattctgacatgtcacatgtgatgtcatagacagctggaggcctgacatcccactgacagccgcccgagccttcagtctgttccagtgcgattagtgagaatagtgagattagcgtcttctttttctacttgtctgaaatggagctaaaaggactggggttcgtccccctcctgttggcgttttggtgtgcggcctggcttgccaccagctacatcatgacggtcgtcctcggccatgcagcctcgccactgatgagcatcaggtaagataaacaagcacatgattcttatttcatgggttgggagtgaggaaatatccataataacattggtttcttttccttcacagtgacgtgggaaatgtctttcccgaaagcatattattcagaattggattcatagggacgtccattggcactttggtactaacctttcttatttataagtatatggttatgcatactgaagagttcaggggtcatcaggtcctgatccagaggatcctgctggccattgtgtgggcctcctgtttttccacagctgttatgcatgtattgtcccccgaagaatatcccaggatacactttgtcagcacgataatttccattacatgtgaagccttatactaccttgggcagtccatccagatgtataaattaccaggagcaaaaaaagtcatccaccatagtagatgcacctgctgtggcctgacttttgtctgtgtagttttctattttggatatgaaacattaaaggaattattccataatgatgaagactgggacgagatccgtgaaatccccatcataatcatcgagtgggtgatgcttctactgatcctgataaacatcgtgacctattattccaccatgcagaggttattgttgaccgtctccagaaacagctgcacactctctcttagagtaaaaattgatgacttcggggtgtagaccaccacgggggccatcaagtggacttctgggagagatactgcacaggacacggaaaacatctaaagaagaataactgggggactacatatggtgccagtaatcatgacacaataatatgagctggtgatattacctatacaaaaaataaaaaataaatgtaaaaaaaatattggtgtgtgaagtgtaatacctagttagaaaacagaatcaaattcatcattataacccccctctgcattaccctgtttattatttttcaagcaagcactttgttctaattcgtccactctctggcgtgctccttgtataaggggtttgggataccctttttgtttaaaacgatcctccaggttctctagttgttgtaggtatttttgtgtggaagaacaattccttcggattcttttcatttgacctaatggaatgttcttcttccattatttaagatggcaactgttaaagtcgaggtatctgtttgcatccacctccttaaaatagttggcagtatgcgaacagccatcctgaatatagatatttaaatccaggaactcacattttttgggggactgatgcagcgctgcctttggcaatttctggctctcccatagtgctttttttgagggggcgtgtcggctgccccttcgtctggtggtcaacacgcgctatctggccagcgagccagggccccgtacaggagatcacggggccccccagcggtcggaccccccgcaatctgaaacttatcccctatccttgggacagggccggactggggatgaaaaccagccctggaaattactgtataccagccccacagcattgtgtcattgtgccggcaaacggccaccgagcacaggcgtatcactttgcgtggctatacatatatatatatatcacagaaggaatacaccagtactttgccaaatgtttcaataaagtggtgtcagcgaccaagacctgatcatagtccaccacaaattcaaaaagtaaaatggcacaacactcccttataatcagggccggttttaggcttagcgtggccttaggcaaaatcaaaagtggggccccaaaagtcatagtagtgcactaactagattttaacatttttggtcacttcaaatactattaaaaaaaatatctaaaaagctattgaaaagtcccatca
It contains:
- the LOC130298366 gene encoding uncharacterized protein LOC130298366, producing the protein MELKGLGFVPLLLAFWCAAWLATSYIMTVVLGHAASPLMSISDVGNVFPESILFRIGFIGTSIGTLVLTFLIYKYMVMHTEEFRGHQVLIQRILLAIVWASCFSTAVMHVLSPEEYPRIHFVSTIISITCEALYYLGQSIQMYKLPGAKKVIHHSRCTCCGLTFVCVVFYFGYETLKELFHNDEDWDEIREIPIIIIEWVMLLLILINIVTYYSTMQRLLLTVSRNSCTLSLRVKIDDFGV